AAATTACATGGATCCAGATATGAACAAGTGAggaaatagagacagaaaacagattttttttctttagggtgGTAACTAAAAGCGGATGAAGTGTCAGTGGAGAAGGGTTGTGTTAGTTTGCTTGTTTCCTTGCTTGCTTTGGAGGGTGGGAGTTGGggctgagggacagagagagaaaaaagtggtGTGAAAGACACTTGagcttgtgaaaaaaaaaaaagaaaatccagacacaggaaagaaaggagataaCTGATGAATATTGGAGGAGGTAGCACACAGATTAAGGAATCAGAATCAGATCGAAGTGGAGACACCTCCTTCTCAAGAATGTTTAGTTGCCAATTTAGTAAACAGAAACAGATGGTGGAATTTCCACCCACCCTAAACTTACGATATTACCCAACTCAGAAACAAAAGATTCCTTGAATTTTGGAGGTTGAAGGGAACTCAGAACAATGTTCTCAAAATGGTAGTCCACAAACCATGAACATCAGAATGGGATGAGAAAAGCCCTTTTTATGCGGATTCCTTAGGAGCTAACTTAAAAACAAGAAGGAGCCTACCTCAGGCCCTTTGGTGCCTCCCTGTTACAGGATCTGTCACTGTGCTACCATGATTCATTTACATGTCTGTTTCTTCTGCTAGACTTTGAAATCCTCAAGACAGGTCTGGGTCTGACTCACATTTATACCTTTAGTGACCAGCCAAGCACAATCAGTGCGGAATAGgtaaagaatgaataaatcaacCCAAGCttcaaacaacagcaacaacaacaaaacaaaacaaaaaaatagggaGAGCCCAGAAAGCAGCACTGAGTCTTCCTCAACCAAAGCAGAGCCCCCTGTCCTGACCTATGCAGCTTTCTCTTCCTAGTTCACTCAAAGGAGAGTCCTCCTATAGCACCATTTGAAAGCGATGCTTTAGCACAAGCCATTCATTTTCCAGACGAGGAACCTAGGGAACTGAGAAGACAAGTGACTAGTCCAAAATGCCAGGGCTACTCTGTCACTAGAACATAGGCCTCGgttcattattaataataaaccaGTTAATTTATCAATTCCCCCAAACTTAAACATTTATACTATTTGCAATTAATCCAAATAATGTTGACCTCAACCTCACCCTTTGCTCAGCATGGTATCCTACACctttattcaagaaaaatcaagaaaccaTCTATCTGTGGCTTCTTATGTGTTTGCTTAGCAGAAATGCATTGAGAAGTATCTATTCCAATAAACTCTGAAACTCATAAACAAGAAAGAACCTCAAGAAACTGACTGAATGCACTGTGTTCTGCCACATCAATGTCCTATTTGAGCCAGATGATTTGCTATTTCTCttgtaataaaaagaaagtctatAACTACCCTTGGGAAATAATCCTGTGTTTTCTCACTTTTGCTATAAGcaatcaaatgaaacaaaataaaaacttccatgCCCTAACTTCAGGATTTAGGGAGAGAACCATCAAAATTACCTTaggaaaattttgtaaaatacacattCCCTTGCTCTAACCAAGATAATCTGGATAAATTATTATTAAGCCCAAGGCAGTTtatatacaaagaaagaaagaagtgaaaactAAATGAATGTTAAACATATATACCAAGCCAAAAGTCAGAATAACAAGGCTAAAGTACCTGTAATAATATAAGTGAGACTTTGAAGCAAAGAGTATTAtcagagataataaaaataataaagatacaaaaatcaTAAACCTATGTAAACCTACAATtgcagaattgaagggagaaatataGACTTCTACAATCAAATTTTGAGATGTTAACACCCATCCCCATCTCAGCAATTTTGATAAAACAGCTAGATACAAACTCAATAAAAACATAAGTGATCTGAAAAACACCAAGAACCACCATGACATAATTTATGTTAACAGAATCAGCAAATGCAGaatgtatattattttcaagtgtacatgtaCATGatacattcaccaagatagagcACAGAACCATAAAATagttctcaataaattaaaaaaggactGAAATCTGACAGagcatgttctctgaccacaatagaATAAACATGGAGATtaacaacaatgaaaaacataaatattatttcaatatttatatgACCTTGGGATAAGCAAAAGTTTCTTAGAACACAAAGAACTCAAACcataacaaaattgataaattgggctttttcaaaattaaaattttgaaattcttcaaaagacaccattatgAGAAGGAAAAGGTAAAATGTCAACTGGGAGAAAAATTTTTTGACACATACATAAGACAAAGGACTTGGATCCAGAATACTGGATCCAGAATATCTAAAGAACTTTTCtaattcaataataagaaaaaaacccagcttaaaaagtagacaaaagatgtgaacagacacttcaaaaaagaagatatatgaataaagcacatgaaaagatgctcaacatcactaatcactagggaaatgcaatcTGAAACTACAGTAAGATACAAAGTACATATCCATTAGAGtgactaaattttttaaataatcttgttAACTTTTGGCAAGATATAGAACAACTAGAattctcacacactgctggtaggGATATagaatagtacagccactttggaaaacaattggcagttttaaaaaatttagaagttaCTTTCCATACAATCTAGCCATTCTACTGCTCGGTATTTATACAAGAGAATCCAagacataaaaacttgtacatgaatgctcaCAACAAACAGCTTTATCTTTAAcagaaactagaaacaacccaaatgtccattaacaggtgaatggataaattgtggtatattcatacagtggaacaCTAAGTCATTGATATACACAACTACATGGCTGGACatcaaaattattatataaaagaagccaaaagagagagagagaggaagagagagagagtatacacTTTATGATTGAATTCATGTAAATTTCTAGATGCAAAATGCTTTGTATCAAGATTTTAGTTATGATTTCATGGGGACAACCATATGTTGAAATTGATCCAATACACATTTTAAacttatatttaaacatattttattgtactgattcatacctcaataaagatataagaaatttaaaaaataatccagcaTTGGGAGAGAGTGGGCTGACTACAGAAGAAATAAGATTAGCCAGAGGTTGATAATTATTGAAGTTAGGAAATAGGTGTAAGTACAGGGAATTCATTAGAGTACTATCTTTACTTCTGCATTTGCTTGAAATTTTGCTTAAACAAATGTTTCAAAATCTTTGAATAAAGCCTATTAAAAATGCAGTCTTGATTCCCTGTAAAATCTGTAGAGAGAAGTTAATTTTCTGGCCGTAGTAGTTGCTTAGCATTCTAGCCTCCATTTTGCTGACCATACTACAACATGGcttatatatgttaattaatattttgttatgattTTGTAAATGAATCAGTCCAAAGCACAGTGacactgggggagggagggttgtGATCAAGAATAATCTTTGAAGATTATTTGTGATTATAAATTAGggttattaagaaaagaaaatcccaaactTGGAAATAGCAAATGGATGaccatattttctttcaatgTCATGGTGGAACTTGTCTAACAAACATAGCCAGGATTTATTTAATTCTCTAGGGTATGTATCTTTGTTTGACTTACTATTTACTATtgattagaatattttataattcgGTGGAGAAATGTTAACTTGTAGAGAACTTACAATGATGCAAATGGTTCTTGTCCAATTACAACAAAGTTTGTCTAGTCGAGATTTTAATCTACTAAAGATGCAAATGACTCCTGcctagttaaaaaagaaaaagataaccccaaatattacatttttttatttttatttttttaattatgttcagttagccagcatatagtacatcattagtttttgatgtaatattcaacaattcattagttgcctataacactcagtgctcatcaccacatgtatTACACTTTTTCTTCAGGACATCAACTGGGTTTGTACTTAACTTGTCAATACTTTACTCAGTATTCATTCTTTCAGTgactacaaatatttttctctcctgtatTCCCTGAATCAGATTTACCATACCTTTTGCACTCTCATTAAAAAGTTAGATATGATAACcaacatatggaaacaacccaagtgttcacctatggatgactggataaagaaaatgcagtgtgtgtgtgtgtgtgtgtgtgtgtgtgtgtgtgtgtgtgtgtgtacatacaatggaataaaaaaccaaaatgagatcttgccatttgtgacaacatggatggaatcttaagggcattatgctaagtgaaacaagtccaacagagaaagacaaatcccatagatctcacttatatgtagaatctaaaaaaaaaaaaaaaagcttcatagGTAACAAGagcagattagtgattgccagcgGCATGGTTGGGGGAATAGGGGCATGaaaggagtcaaaaggtacaaacttccagttataaaataaatacatcatgggaattttttaaaagttaaatcttTATGTGCTCATTTCTACAAAATAGTCTAAACATGCCCAAATCCTGCCTTGTATCAGGCACATTATCTCTCCATAAAAATCTTATAGAGATAGAAGCAAAGGGGACACTATTATTTTTGGCTCATCTTGTGCCTGAAACTCAAGTGTAGAACCCTATAGTAAATTGGGCTTAAGGCCTAAGAAAAATCTTCTTCCTTCACCTAACCCCAaatctcaattttattattaGGCAGCTACCCCAGCTCTTACAAATGAAGAGAGTAAGGTGGCCAAACTTGCCTTTTGAATCAGCTTGCCACCgggaaaaaaggagaaggaagggccaCACTCATGGGTGACCTTTTAGCAAATACTTACTCTTTGATAAATGTGGCTTAATCATAATTCTGAAATCTGTGAAATTAACCACAATGTGGTAGCAAGAAGGATGAGAAGCAGCAGCAAGGGGGCTTGAGTTAGCTAATCCCCTAGATCCCTAACACCGACTAGCTAGACTGATGGGACCAAGTCCTGGGAAAGGTTACAATCCAGTTGGACAGGCCAGACTTTCTGCTTCTGTAAAGTAGAAGAGCTGTCCGTACAGAAGTTCTAGGTTAGAGGGATGCAAGGTTACTGTGGCCTGGAGTGTTCAGACTGAAATGTGATGGGTGGAATGTAAGGGGCTTCttggtgttttctttgtttttctctccttcttagTTTTAGGAAAGAAGTAAATGCaggaatttataaaataactcTGGAGAGGGGAAAGGTAGAGGGTCTCTCCTGGGATACCAATTCTAGTTCCCAAGAGTGTAGATATAGGAATAATGGTGTTAATACACATTACATGTATATTTGAATAAAACCTGAAAAGGCGATGAGCGGGGAGGAGACAGCACGCAGGAGGACCAGAGGCAGAAGGCTGAGTTCTAACACACACTGACAGCACCATGCAATCCCTGGGAGAGCGGAAGGCCTCGCCCCCAGCAGTCAGGCCCTCTCTGTAAGCATGCCCTCAGAGCACTGATGATGGATGGCTCTCTGGACATTCCAGTGCTTGAAGTTTAGCAAATCTGAACAGCCCTCTAGACATCAACAGTAACTCCCCAGATACTCATGTTTATCTTCTTCTAAAACAAATTGGActggaagaatgaaaataaagggaGATGTCATGGAGGATGTGTGTTTTTGgttggagaggagaaaaagacGGCGTTACAAGGGTTTGAAGCCCAGATGAAGCAAATGCTTCAGCTCGATATTGTATGCAGGCCCCAGAACCAGCGGGGGGAAAAGCCTGGAAGCCAGCCCTGGCCCAGCCCACTAGCTGTCTTGGAAGAGCCATCTAACCACCTTGCTCTTCCTTCCATATCTGTCAAATGAGTGGATTAAATCAAAAGAATTACCTCCTAGTTTCCTTCCAACTTTAAGGTATTGAATACTAAATATTATGAGTACcagaaattaaatttaacaaTAGATGGAAAGAATAGGAAAGGAGTTAGGGTTTAATTTTACCTAAATAAATCAGCAACAATTGCTGGATCCACCTCTTCTGAAAACCTTTAAGTTCTTTACTTTCTGAATAGAAACCAAGCTATAGGAGAGAATGGGGCTTACAATCATAGTCACAATGCCGGGGAAGAAAtgtgggggggttggggaagcCCAACTCAATACGTGATCATTGTTTTATTAATGAGATGCTGCCTCCTGCAGTACAAGATCAACACAGCACTTGAGCTGAAATGTTTCCTCAGGGCAAACCCGAACAACTGTTCTGTTTTAATAGCCTGGCTTTTcggagttgttgttgttgttggttggttggttgtagttttgttttgttttatttagggTGGTGGAAAGAAAATAggatataaagttaaaattttctaaagtttGCCAGCATCTTTCTGGAAATGTTTCCTGACTAAACGCAAGTCCCGCCAGAGCCTGTATTTGGTTCCCTCACACGCTCTCTTCTCGGGAGCctggttttcttctctgtgcttgGTGCCACCTGGTTTGCAGCTGAACAAAGAACAATCCTCTCCATTTTGCATTAGTCTTGCTTGAAGAGTTCATAAGAAAACAGTGATACCAAATGTGGCAGGCTCTTGAGAAAGTATAATTACACAGAAACAAATAGGGTATGTGTTAGCCTAAATATGTCTGGagtgatttattatttttgttacagtTCAATAAGTTTTTGTCTTTGATGTGGAGATTTTCATTGAGGAAAACGTATGGTAAATTCTAACAGTAAAATAAGCATtgtaagagcatggactctggagccagcctgcctgggtttgaaacccagccccagcccttccTAGTTATGTGGTGTGGGTTAATTTGCTTCACCTCTttgtgcttccatttcctcagcTATCAAGTAGAGGTAACAGTAAGACTCGTCTCCCAAGTATCGCGGGAATTTGTCTTTGTAATGCCCTTAGAATAACAGCTGGCTCACAGTCAATGCTACATACGTACTTACTAGTtcgaacaaatatttgttaaataaataagctgggggaggaggaggatctGAATCCTTCCTTTCTCATATACTTTCCCTTTTATAACCACCATTCACGTCTCTCTCCTGCATCTTTCTCTTCCGCAACAATTAatcatctttttcctttccttttctcagatATGCTCTTTCTTGCGCTTCCAACACTatagagaaaataagaatcaaaGAATCATAGGGCAGGAAAGTACGTCTACTAGGTTTAGTCCTTTCATCTACAAGGAAAAGGGattgagacccagagagattaaTTACAGGTCTAGGGTCAAACAGCTAATGAAGGGTCACTTCTTACCAGATATTTAAAAAGTGCCTTCTCCCCTAAAGCACAGTTTTTCTGATACTGAGCCTCCCCATCACTTCCACCTCTCTAGACCCCtaccctccttctcctcctcctcctttttctttccccttctttttctctcgCCCTAACCACACCTCACTCCAGTGGACGGCTGGAAACTGAGTAACTTGCTCAAGCCTGTTCTTAATGACCTTTCTTATCTGGTTGCTTGAATTCCCTTTTGCTGGCATAAATAACATGCCCATAGTTCTGAAACAAAACCCAGCCAGGATTagaattttttaccttttttaaaaaaagaagtgatatatgAACAagttaagaaaacacaaaacttcAATCACAGGTGATTttgcatttaaagaattaactttctttaaaagaatgaagGTACCTGAAATTGGTACTATTCTGGAGTTCCAATGTACAGGTATACACCACATACAATTAAAATGACACACATATTCAAGCCTCTGGAATCTTATTGGTTTCCATGCTGTGTTCTTTCAATCCTCTGGCCACTAGTCACTCAGCCACCAAGATATATACACCaacataatttaattatttatcatCATTTATTGAGTTAACTACTATCTGCAAAGAATCTGGTGAcacattaaacaaacaaacaaaagagccTAGCAGTGTAGTTTATACTTTAGTGGGATAAACAGAAAAACCGGCAATTAAGTAAGTTTAAGTGTTAAAATGGAGTAGAACACATAAAAGTATCGGTCAACAGAGCCTCAGTCAAGAGTTAAATGTACAAAAGAAGACAGTCTAATCCAGTCAGGTTGGGTGACATATAagtaattaataaacaaatatgcATAATTACCAGTGAGATCACTGCTGCAAAGATGATGATCCCCAGGGTGCTATCATAGATGAGAAAAGGGAACAAAGGGAGGCTCATTTATTTGGCATATCTAGGAAGGTTTCTCTGAAGAAGTGGCCTGAGTTCACTGAAACCTGAAGAACGAGTTGAGTAAAAAGTGACCCAGGCAGTTTTTTTTCCATCTGAGCTGCCGACATGCCATCCAGACTGAGGAAGACCCGGAAACTTCGGGGCCACGTGAGCCACGGCCACGGCCGCATCGGGGAGCACCGGAAGCACCCAGGGGGCCCGGGTACTGCTGGTGGCATGCATCACCACAGGATCAACTTCGACAAATATCACCCAGGATACTTTGGAAAAGTTGGTATGAGACATTACCACTTAAAGAGGAACCAGAGCTTCTGCCCAACTGTCAACCTTGATAAACTGTGGACCTTGGTCAGTGAGCAGACACGGGTAAATGCTGACAAAAACAAGACTGGAGCTGCTCCTATCATTGATGTGGTGCGATCGGGCTACTACAAAGTTTTGGGGAAGGGAACACTCCCAAAACAGCCTGTCATCGTGAAGGCCAAATTCTTCAGTAGAAGAGCAGAAGAGAAGATTAAGGGTGTCGGGGGCGCCTGCGTTCTAGTAGCTTGAAGCCACATTTGAGGGCGTTCATTAAATGCTAACAAGTGCTTTTCTCTTCTGGTCTGGGTGTAAATGCTTTAGCACCCCCTACCTCCTTACCTGTATATCAGAAATCCACCTAACAGATTCTAGGAGTAAGGGTATGAGGGCCTGAGACCCTCTGCCAACTCCCCTCAGAAAGTGTGAAAGAGAGCACCAGCACTTAGAGGACTTGGCCCAATACCTAActtgaacattttcatttataacGTGAGAATGATAGCACATGTAGTTGAAAGGCCAGTTTGCATTGTATATTCTGAATTTACAATGAGGGGGGAGAACACACTTTTTAACTgtagtatggggcgcctgggtggctcagttggttaagcgactgccttcggctcaggtcatgatcctggagtcccgggatagagtcgcacatcgggctccctgctcagcaggaagtctgcttctccctctgaccctcttccctctcgtgctctctatctctcattctctctctctctcaaataaataaataaaatctttaaaaaaaaaaaaaagtgacccagGCAGAAGAATAGCATGAATGGAGTCCTGATTGAGTAGAGAGCTCAGTGCTACTGTGCTGAGGACTAAATGCGGGCCAGCTGTGCCTCCTGGCTGTGAGCAACAAGAGGTGGTGCAAGATGAGCCTGGCAGTAGAGACAGGAGCTGGAGCCTGCAGAGCCTCAAAGGCAATGTTAAGGGTCTGTATTTTATCTGAAGCAATGAGGAACCCTTGAAAGATGAAAAACAAGGACATTGCATGAtcctatttgcattttaaattactATGATTACtggtgtggagaatggattgcaGGGGGATATGGGTAGAAGAGGGAGACCATTTAGGAAATTCTTCCAGTGGTACATGGAGGGATAATAATGAATCAGACTAAAATAAGAAGACAGTAAAGACATGGGAGAAAGTCAATCAATTCAAGACATGTTTGGGGGTTGAATACATATATAGTTTATCGTGATAAATTGGAGGAGGGGGACGTTAGTTATGAAGGACACTTTCAAGTTTTTGgcctaaattttctttcttaatttcactcagtatttttttttccttttcttcattctctggTCATCTTTCTTATGCCCCTGGTACACtacagaaagaagcaaaataatagAACCAGGCTATGCTCTTAAAGTTTGCAAGTTGTAGGACTTTACATTGGATTAAAATGTGGGCCAGCTctataaatatgttttcattatgATTTGAGATTGTTCAGGATTTGCCAAGCTATTTCCTAGTACCCACATCTTAAATTCTACCAATGGAATATTCATTTGGCCCGATATAGCATTCTATCTCTTAGAATTTTCCAGGCAAAATGCAAATATTCTAGGCAAGGTCAATGCTATATGTCTTTCACTCACcttagaaagaaatattttaggagaGAGCTGAGAGGAAGTCCTTCCCTGAGTTATATCATAAGGTTgggaaatgtgaaagaaaaagaggaagggcactaaaaagggaaatgaaggaTACCAACTTTTGGCTTTTTCAGAGTTTGGCTGATGACCAACGTTGGATGTTACTTACTGATTAGAATGTCATTTTCTGGGGATTTGCATACATGCATACTCAGGTGGATAATCAGTTGAAGCAAATAAGAAAGGTACATCTAGTATATATTAGAACACAGTTAACAGTTGAGAAGAAATAACATTGTACTTACAAAAATGACTGCAGAATACTGTGTGATGTTCTTTTctccacacattaaaaaaaaaaacaagaatgaaactAATTATGCTGGAAAAGCACATCCAGTCAgaaatctggggggggggggggggtggaaggtGTTTGGAGCAATTAAAAGCAAAgacttgaaagtaaaaaaaaatcattggaagTTGAGAGAAATTCACCAAGGAGAGAGACCCAAGAAAAATCAGTACGAAATTAATTGTGAAGTTAGATTTTGActctttatgtaaataaaaagattatGCAGTAAAACTAATTACGACAGTAACAAACTTGAAAACTTACAAGCAATTatattaagaatttaaataaaagttcagttatttcattcatttattcataattcaAAAACCATTTACTGAAATTCTACTGCATAGATATGAGACACTTTTATTCATCTGCTCTTTCACTGAATCTGTTCAACAACTGTTTATTAAGAACCTAGGTAGAAAatagttaagtaacttgccaaaaaataatagaacaatacaataataaagcTAGTAAGCAATAAagctggaaggaggaggggaagaaattcaagaaatatttaggggaaaaagtatttaaagaaatacctaAGGAAAAAGTTAGCAACATTTTATAAGTAGGAAAAGCTAAGAAAATCCCCTATTTCCAGTTGTGCCTTGGGGGTTTGACTATGGCActaaatgagacagaaaaatggTGCATAAGAAACTAGTAAGTCTGTCAAGCAGCAGATCATTCAGTTGGAGATTTTGAGGCATCTGTGGAGTATCTAAATGGGTATAGTGAGCAGGAATTTGGAAAAGTAGTTTAAATTGCAAGAGAGAGGTCTAAGACTAAGACATAAAACTGCAAGGCATAGGGtgtataaatggaaataaaaaccatGAAAAACTTTAACAGAAAAGGTACATTTATCAATAGCATAAAGAGGAAAGGAGATTATTGGGATTCAGTAGGCATCTGTTTCTTCCCTAATGAACCAGCAGTCCTTAAAGTACCAGGTACGTTCTTaggtcagggaaaaaaaaaaaacaacaacaacaacaacagaggaTTTTATGGTCAATTTAGAGGAAGAATAAGTACAGTATTTTAGTTGcttacagtttttaaagaaaactttatctTAAAGCCAATATGTAATTTAGAGTTCAACCAACTAAAATATTTCAAGCTGTAGAGTTTGCTGAAACTGATGATGGAATTCTTATTACAGATTTACTTAAGAATGGAAAATTGGTgggtagaattttatt
The sequence above is drawn from the Zalophus californianus isolate mZalCal1 chromosome 9, mZalCal1.pri.v2, whole genome shotgun sequence genome and encodes:
- the LOC113922212 gene encoding 60S ribosomal protein L27a-like, which codes for MPSRLRKTRKLRGHVSHGHGRIGEHRKHPGGPGTAGGMHHHRINFDKYHPGYFGKVGMRHYHLKRNQSFCPTVNLDKLWTLVSEQTRVNADKNKTGAAPIIDVVRSGYYKVLGKGTLPKQPVIVKAKFFSRRAEEKIKGVGGACVLVA